Within the Aspergillus luchuensis IFO 4308 DNA, chromosome 5, nearly complete sequence genome, the region AGAAGTATCTCATGAATGACAATTGTCTGACCTTCACCATGGTCGGCAGTCCTACTTGGAACCAAGAGCTGGACGAACAAGAAATGGTtcggaaggaggaaaagtTCAACCAGCTCATTGAGCAGCATGGCTCCCTGGAGAAGGTGGTCGCTAAGCTGACAGAGGAAGAGCTTCAATTGTTGAAGACCCAGGAGGAGGCCCAGAACGCAGACTTGTCatgccttccttcccttcgtGTTGCTGATATTTCTCGGGAGAAAGAGCGCAAGCCTGTTCGAGAGTCGAAGGTTGACGGCGTAGACGTCGTCTGGCGCGAGGCTCCTACCAACGGTTTAACCTACTTCCAAGCGTTGAACGCGTTTGAAGATTTGCCAGATGATCTCCGTCTCTTGATGCCGCTGTTCAATGACTGCATAATGCGTCTCGGCACAGCCAGCAAGTCAATGGAGCAGTGggaggatatcatcaagtTGAAGACGGGTGGAATCTCCACGTCATCCTTCCATATATCATCCCCGACGCAGCTTGGAAAGTTCGCCGAGGGTCTTCAATTCTCCGGTTTCGCCTTAGACAAGAACATCCcggagatgctggagatcATGACTACACTTGTCACTGAGACCGACTTCACTAGTCCCAGTGCGCCAGCCATGATCCAGGAACTGCTGCGACTGACGACCAACGGCGCCTTGGATGCAGTGGCTGGTTCAGGTCATCGTTATGCCCTCAATGCCGCTGCAGCAGGTCTTTCACGTAGCTTCTGGGTTCAAGAACAACAATCCGGCCTTGCCCAGTTGCAAGCTACAGCTAATCTGCTGCGAGATGCAGAGACCTCGCCAGAACGCCTTGCGGAATTGATTGAGAAGCTTCGCCAAATTCAATCGTTTGCTATTTCTAAATCCTCTGGCCTCCGTGTTCGGATGGTCTGTGAGCAGAGCAGCGCCAAGCAAAATGAGTCGGTGCTACAGAAGTGGCTTACGGGCTTACCACAAGTCCGCTCACCGACATCTACACCCAGCATTTCAGCTCTCGGCTTGGGTGCCCACAAGGCTTTCTATGACATGCCTTATAAGGTCTATTACTCAGGCTTGGCTATGCAGACCGTCCCTTTCACCAGCTCATCCAGTGCATCGCTTAGCGTCCTCTCTCAGCTTTTAACGCATAACTACCTCCACCCAGAAATTCGTGAGAAAGGCGGCGCCTATGGCGCGAGTGCCATGAATGGTCCGGTGAAGGGAATGTTCGCTTTCACTAGTTATCGGGATCCCAATCCTGTTAACACCCTGAAGGTCTTCCAGAACAGTGGTGTCTTCGCCAGGGACCGAGCTTGGTCGGAGCGGGAGCTCAACGAGGCGAAACTGGGCATCTTCCAGGGTCTCGATGCTCCAATGAGCGTTGATGAAGAGGGTGCGAGATATTTCATGAGCGGCGTGACCCATGAGATGGATCAGCGCTGGAGAGAGCAGGTCCTTGATGTCACGGCTAAGGATATTAATGAAGCAGCTGAGTCCTTCTTGGTCCAGGGCTCGCAGCGGTCCGTGTGCCTTCTCGGCGAAAAGAAGGATTGGATTGAATCGGACGGCTGGGATATGAGGAAGCTTTCCATGGGAGTCTCCGGTGAAAATGGCCAGGCTGTTATGGACGCGCAGGATGCCGCGGCATCCGCCTAGACGCGCTTCCAGACGTTCCACATTAGGAACGCGATTGATACCTACGTTGTTGCTTTCACTGACTTGGAAAACTTAGTAAAATCGTCGGTGTTGCTTCGACAGGCATGTGTACCATATAACCATGTATTATTATCACGATGTTCTCACGCACGACAAGAGCCtgtatatagatttttacaTGTACAATACCCCTTCACTCTTCACTCATTCTGGTTGCTGGAAATTTCTAGACCCTGTGGCCTATCCAAATCACGCGCTCTCAAGAACAGACGAGCTCTATCTCCAGTCTATGCACTATGACCGGTAGATGGCCAGTCCTCCTATCCAAGGAGCAAGCGCAAGATCAACAGGAATGTGAACCCGCAGCAGGCAAAGGTCTACTACCATGGTACACTTCTATATTCCCGTTTTCAGACCCGCCCTGATCCTTTTCAGCCTACGCAGGGCGGACTAAAAACGAGGAAACAGAGTCGGCAGTAGTTGATCCAAATACAACATGCAATTACAGTATCCTCGTTTCAATTGCAATGGGGTGAAATCTCAGGTCAGAAGTGTACTCTGTactttgtttcctttttggggAGGGCAACTGTGTCGATCCCATGAGAGTAATAGTAGGAATGGACCGGTCTCGGATCAACTAAATGGGACCACATCTCGCTGTTATCTCCATTTTCCAGTAAGCTCAATCGCTTCTTATCAGAGGCTAAAATAGTCAAAGGAATGGCTCCGACTCACGTGGCACCTGGCAAATTATGCTTTCGACTATAGTACTTCCTTCTAAGACCCTCTGCCAAGGTATGCTCATTGGCATTGGGTGCAGAGACCTCAAATGGTTATGTTTCACCAGGCCCTGCTAGACGTTCGGTAATGCCacactcatcatcatgaggGGAACAAAAGCGATCACCCTCGGTCCAAAGCCGACCAAGGCATGCGGTAAGTGGCATCGGTTCTTGAAGGCTTGAGCGAAGCAGAGCTGATCGTCCCATGCAGTCAACTGCCGCAGATTAAAGGTCAGAAACGGTGACTAGGTCTTGTATGATTTGACTGGACATGCTGATAGCCGCTAAGATGAAATGTGTCGTGGACGGGACTCCTCCTTGCCGCCGATGCCGACACACGAAGGCTAGTTGCGTGTTCAGACCAAGATCTAATGTTAGTAATTCGGTTGACTAGATATCTATAGATGATGCTTAATGGTTCTAGGCAGCATTAGCGGTTCATGACGTGGTGAGACTGCACCAAGATACGCCAGAAAGGAACCAAGACATCGATGCAATTCTTGGCCGTCTGGATAGGATTGAGAGTGCCCTGGGCTTCAATAGAGGAAGCAGCTCTGTGACAGCAGATAGTCCTGACCCAGATCAGGATGAAGGGTCTGCGAACATGTCTCTGCGCGCCCTCTGGAAGGCCGTCAGACACCTCAAACAGATCACACGGCCTGCTCAGGATGATGCTCTCTGGTCACGGCCAGTTATCAAGCATCTGTGGTATTCGTACGCAGCCTTCTCATGAGCAGTGCCTTGAAATATGAGCAGACTAATACCAGTGAAGGTTCCTCAACAACCTACCCCTCCTCCATTTCTTGAAGGATCAGAGTGCTTTCGCATCACCGTCTCCCCTTTTACTTGCATCAGTTCTATTCATATCCGCTCTTCATGGCCCGTCCAATGATCTATCGGAGTTTACGAAAGGATACTTTGTCGCCCAGTGTTGCGCAATCGCCGAGCTTGTCAACCCAGTGCCATACACTCCTCCATGGGAGATATTTGGGAACAGCGCAGAAGACCCTGATCAATCCTTATGTACTAAGGACGATTCGCTGACTTTTCAGAACATCCTCGGTCTAATTATGGCCAGCTTGGGCTCAGAAGCTTATGTGCCAACTACTGGCACATGGATAGCCATCGCGTATCGCCTCTTACTCGATCACACACCGCGCGAAGTCGAACACACGACTCACGACTGGGCTGGACTGTTCTCAGGTCTCCAGGTAATCGATATTGAGCACGCTTCCATGCATATGTGTTGTCCCCTATTACCTGAACAACCACCCCTATCCACCCTTGCCCAATTCAACGCCCGCAAAGAAAATGCTTTCCATGGCCTCGCCCAAATGATGCATCACGGACTCAGTCATTTTGTTGGAAGAGGTCTCCCCACTATATGGTCTTTTGTAAGCGCAAAAGAGCGTGAGGTCCTCTCACCGATCCGGACACCCTTCACCGATGAAGATGCACGGGTTATCCGCCTTTGGGCCCGGAAATTGGACGACTGGCTAGTTCGATATAATGCTGCATCTCGTGAGATCTCTTAGTGGCCCGGTTCAAGGGAGAGTATGCTGACTCGAATGTCACTTCCAGAGCCATCCCCTTCTGATCGCCAGGGCATACTAATCCTCCTACAATACCATCTACACAAACTATACGTCCTATCCATATATCATCCGGCCAGAGGATTCGATCTAGGTTCTACGGATATCGCACCAGCCGAAAGACACGAACTACTAGTCTCAGCCCGTGCAGTTCTGCGGCTTCGTCTAGACGACGCTAGTATATGGTCCAACTGGGATCTGATAGTAAGTCTTCTACTAAACCACCATACTATAATACCCACCACAGCTGACTCCCTTAGATGGTAACATTCGCAGCCATGCTACTACTCCGAGGGATCGAAGACGGCGTACTACACCAAGACGGTAAGAGTGATACTTGACCCATCGCATCGTGAACCACATCCATTGCTGACCTACATCTGTACAGACCTTCAGCTAATTGAAAAGCACATCGACAGTCTGAAGAGGAACCATTCATCTGTGCCAAGCATCCATAGCGTACTGGCTGATCGACTCGAGTCGGGCCTACAGAGCATGCATACACCGCCTGAAATGGGACCAGATTTTGCATTCCTCGCTCCGGAAGAGGATTATTCTTGGGCGATCTTTGATCAGGAGATTTTGTCTCTGGCGAATCCGCCGTGGCTGTATGAGAGTATTCCTCCCCTTGGGGAGATGCCAAGAACAGATGAGAATCAGGGTGAATTGTCGGCGCGATTGGAGTATTCTGCTTTGGCGCAGGGAGGTGCGGAAGCTctgggtgggggtggtaTCGGATATAATTGATGCTGTGCTGTTAGGTGGCATAGCTAAAGGGAAGTACCGGGGGAAGAGTTTACTAGTGTGGTTGTGAGACGAAGACGCAAGAACGGTCACATCTTCCAGAAACGGAATATATTCAAGTTTCGTGAATCATCATGTTAATGTACAGTTCAGAGGTTGCCATAAGAAGCATAATACGGCTGCGTCCTCCTATATGAGAGAGATCGCTGAAGGAAATAGGAATTTAGATGGTTAGGTTTGGCCTGCAAACCTGGATTAGCGATTAGCCGTGCTTCCTCCACGCATAGCAACCGGGCGCCCTTTATTCAATCAATAGAGGCATCATCCCTCGAAGCATCTGCTGTATCTTCCTGATCAGATAGATTCGAGGCATTGCTTTGGTCGTGGAAATGACCCGGGTGCGATGCAGGACTAGCATCGCGAAATTCCGGTGTAGATGGAAATGGGGGAAATGGTTCGGTTTGTGAGTCGTTTCCGGGGGAGCCCGGATTCAGCGAGTGCTGGGTTTGTGCATCCTGACTATGAGGAAGTGTGTGTTCTACAGTTGACTCTAAATGATTATTAACGGACTCGTGATGGGCGGCGTCCGACGAAGGTGTGTGAGGTTGTGGAGACGGTGAACTTTGTGAAGCCTACATGGTTGTTTTGTTAGCCCATCTTCTATAACTCTGGCATGGAACCAATTATTATATGAGCTACCTACCTCGTCTTTTGCTTGGTTTAGGCCCCGTGTTGAAGCCAGCTGCTGTGCAGCAAGCCGTCTTCGCTCAATTTCTGATTCTTCTTCACGCGCTGcttgctcctcttcttttttaagATCGGCTAACGTAGGGGTGCTGGCTTGGCGAGTGAC harbors:
- the cym1 gene encoding pitrilysin family metalloprotease cym1 (COG:O;~EggNog:ENOG410PH5B;~InterPro:IPR013578,IPR007863,IPR011249;~MEROPS:MER0015270;~PFAM:PF05193,PF08367;~go_function: GO:0046872 - metal ion binding [Evidence IEA];~go_process: GO:0006508 - proteolysis [Evidence IEA]); this encodes MPTTSTWLEKTRTMSSVSGSRQILQMLLACRISWSILHFAEVKSECSLTYVECVTYWARGLTRNFLPRYPIRDPFFKMLPRSLSNFMNAFTSADHTTYPFATTNPQDFQNLLSVYLDATFHPLLKEEDFRQEGWRLGPEDPRAILARGEQSQAEQKPEDILFKGVVYNEMKGQISDANYLYYIKYKENIIPALNNSGGDPQYITDLTHEQLVEFSKRNYHPSNAKIFTYGDMPLSAHLQQIGGVLDGFQKGEADTAVKLPIDLSQGPQSVTVSGPIDTFASEDKQHKTSTSWYMGDAADVVETFSAGILSSLLLDGYGSPLYRALIESGLGSSFTPNTGLDASGRVPVFSAGVTGVSAEEAPKVKGAIQQVFQECLATGFSDEKVRGFLHQLELALRHKTANFGIGVMEKTISSWFNGSNPMKELAWNEVIDEFKSRYEKGGYLESLMQKYLMNDNCLTFTMVGSPTWNQELDEQEMVRKEEKFNQLIEQHGSLEKVVAKLTEEELQLLKTQEEAQNADLSCLPSLRVADISREKERKPVRESKVDGVDVVWREAPTNGLTYFQALNAFEDLPDDLRLLMPLFNDCIMRLGTASKSMEQWEDIIKLKTGGISTSSFHISSPTQLGKFAEGLQFSGFALDKNIPEMLEIMTTLVTETDFTSPSAPAMIQELLRLTTNGALDAVAGSGHRYALNAAAAGLSRSFWVQEQQSGLAQLQATANLLRDAETSPERLAELIEKLRQIQSFAISKSSGLRVRMVCEQSSAKQNESVLQKWLTGLPQVRSPTSTPSISALGLGAHKAFYDMPYKVYYSGLAMQTVPFTSSSSASLSVLSQLLTHNYLHPEIREKGGAYGASAMNGPVKGMFAFTSYRDPNPVNTLKVFQNSGVFARDRAWSERELNEAKLGIFQGLDAPMSVDEEGARYFMSGVTHEMDQRWREQVLDVTAKDINEAAESFLVQGSQRSVCLLGEKKDWIESDGWDMRKLSMGVSGENGQAVMDAQDAAASA
- a CDS encoding fungal specific transcription factor domain-containing protein (COG:S;~EggNog:ENOG410PUGW) — its product is MSLRALWKAVRHLKQITRPAQDDALWSRPVIKHLWYSFLNNLPLLHFLKDQSAFASPSPLLLASVLFISALHGPSNDLSEFTKGYFVAQCCAIAELVNPVPYTPPWEIFGNSAEDPDQSLCTKDDSLTFQNILGLIMASLGSEAYVPTTGTWIAIAYRLLLDHTPREVEHTTHDWAGLFSGLQVIDIEHASMHMCCPLLPEQPPLSTLAQFNARKENAFHGLAQMMHHGLSHFVGRGLPTIWSFVSAKEREVLSPIRTPFTDEDARVIRLWARKLDDWLVRYNAASQPSPSDRQGILILLQYHLHKLYVLSIYHPARGFDLGSTDIAPAERHELLVSARAVLRLRLDDASIWSNWDLIMVTFAAMLLLRGIEDGVLHQDDLQLIEKHIDSLKRNHSSVPSIHSVLADRLESGLQSMHTPPEMGPDFAFLAPEEDYSWAIFDQEILSLANPPWLYESIPPLGEMPRTDENQGELSARLEYSALAQGGAEALGGGGIGYN